A DNA window from Candidatus Zixiibacteriota bacterium contains the following coding sequences:
- the rbfA gene encoding 30S ribosome-binding factor RbfA has protein sequence MAVKQYKRSDRLAEQILRDISSLLAQELADKMPGLVTFTHVRLSDDLRYATVYYSYLGDQAHRDKLDGYLIKENKRIRSLVGRNLRVRTIPEFRFKFDPSIEEGIRIEQLLNEIRNERKDT, from the coding sequence ATGGCTGTGAAGCAATATAAGCGATCGGACCGACTGGCCGAGCAAATCCTGCGCGACATCTCGAGTCTGCTGGCACAGGAGTTGGCCGATAAGATGCCCGGCCTGGTGACGTTCACCCATGTTCGGCTCAGCGACGATCTTCGCTACGCCACTGTCTATTACTCGTACCTGGGGGACCAGGCGCATCGGGACAAGCTGGATGGATATCTGATTAAAGAAAACAAGCGAATACGGTCATTGGTGGGACGAAATTTGCGAGTGCGCACAATTCCGGAGTTCCGGTTTAAGTTCGACCCATCGATTGAAGAGGGCATCCGGATCGAGCAATTGCTGAATGAAATCAGGAATGAACGCAAAGACACATAA